TAACCAAGGTTCCAGGTTTCTTTGACCCTGGCCAACAACGAAACATGGTCTGAACCTAGGATTTTTCTAGACAAAtcgaaaaaccaaaaaaatgtgTCTTTTTACCCCACCCCCCTTTTGTGTTGcctatttttaccattttacaccTATTCCACAAATTAGTTTcacaaaaaaacccaaaatgatacTTGTGATTTggacccaagtttgctagtgtatgCTTATCCCCCGATTCCCTCATTCCTACAAAACTATCACCCCCATCCCCCGACTCTCTCGCCCCATTGGTCTCTCTCCCTACCCTAGCAGTCCCCTTCTTTGAGGAATCGATAAAGAGAAATTTTACAGGTCAGAGGCAAGAGCAACGACTAAAACGTACAGGTAACCCACCAACGGCAATCTTGCCCCTATCCCCGCTTATCTCTACACTCTCTCTACCCTCGCTCCCAGAATCTCTACGCCCTCTCTCCGCACCCTTACCTTCTCGCCTCTAGCCCCATCCCAATCACCATCCCCAACGCTATCTTGACgctctctctcctcatccccNNNNNNNNNNNNNNNNNNNNgaaaaaaaaaaaaaggtcggATTTCAGACCTCACCCACTCCCTAATACCACCCCAATCATCTCCCTCcctcaacctcaacctcaacTCTATCTACGCTCTTtctccccatccccatcccctgAGCTCCTGCCATCACTCCCTCCCACCACAGCCCCTGTACACCCTACAGTCTAGGGCCAGAGGCCAGATCAACAACACCAAGACAATCAGGACTCTAGTGTCCAAGGTTATTTTCGGGTGTTCATCAATGTGATAAGATTCCCTAGACACAACTTTGTGGAGATTGGCCAGATACCcttgtgatggggacatcaagacgtacagccgaaggaagaagaagacccaaccttctttgtggttggaggattagaaggaggaagaagaagaaagaagaaaaaaaaaaaagaaaaggaaggctcGATTCAGCCTTCCCaacgctggatcgagtcctctccttcctttctttgccaagattgtgtggcccctaccaaatctgatatgttagtagttttatttccttggattttgtttatttgaatcTTTAAGTCAATTAGGAAACCAAGtaaatatcctattgatttctttttagaaagtttctttgtttatgaaatagcattcctagaatattcttttctttttagtaattagtctcttatttatgtaaggccgtTGGCCTCGGTTCcaaataatgaatgaatgaagattACTGAAGGCAAAACAGCCCCCAAACCCCCCCTAAGGATTCTCTCGCtgctctctccttcttctcatctctcactctcggtctccctctgtttctcacctcctctctctctcacggctctctctctctcattctccttctccctttctcatccttcatccctctcttttctgttttctgttgctgctgccctattgcagaaattgttcaccatcattagaGATTATCTCCATCGAGAAAACCCCCAACTGGTTGCTGCTGGAACTTCTCCGAGAATCGAGACTGTTGTTCTTCATCAAGTAGGTTGgactgcaactctttattttggaggacttcgacttcttcttttctcctcagaccaggacagcaacaaggtaaataattaaactaaacccctcccacctccatttatccctgttatatgttgcagcccattaacattgaaaccagcctttgcccttttgtttatgcctatttttacccattgttttaagacgtTTCGACATTGTTATATTTCCAAaaccttgctgattttctattttagttggctgctagaagacattgattgtttgcatatcttatttggtgtctGGATTGATTtatgctgaacctaacatttgtatgacgtttgttcccttccccatgtccccacttgaagcttaagtaagagtttatgtatttttccgcctagattattattgttttttgctactttgtttattagtctcattctattttgcatgcttaatcttgtttgctgagtttcttttgtcctatctacccaagtcccttgagttaaccctacctagttagttaatcttgtaggaaacctagtcacctaggaactccctacatcaccttgtctcttccctAGTAAGATCTTCGTAGACTCTATTTGGTAGGAATCCCTGGTAACCACTTTGCTTCTTTGTGCCTTGTGTATACTGTTTTTTGAGCTACTTTTGTGGGAGGTCTTGAGTTAATTATTCTTTTGTATGGCACTATCATCACTTCACTTTGTTTGATCCAATTTACATTTTTTGAGCTGTTATTTAACTAGACTCAAAAAACATTGTTTTGATTAGAACCTTTCCAAGTTGTCTTTCTAGTGCATGTATTTATTAGAACCTTCCTGATGGAGAATCGAGGCTGAACCAAgttgacccttcgggcaatctTGACTAAGACGGTCTAAACTGGtgttttaggatttattttatttaagaaagattgagttattttatttgggaagatatgtaatctaGGGTGAATTGGCCCCCAATTTTTCTTCTCATGTGGGTTCTCCAACCTGAAACCAAGTCTGGTTTCTATCCTACCGTCAGGTTGAAGTTCAGTCATCAAATCCTCTCTCACCTTACTTTTTTGGGTTACCATTAGCTGCATCCAAGAGGCCTCTGCCTTGGGAACCTTGCCTTAAAATATTAGATCCAACAGAGCCCTAGGGAAGAAGTTCTCTTCTTCGAAGCTGCAACTGGTTTCCACCCCTGGCTTGTGCTAGAGGTAGAAGACAACTCTTCTTTCCTCACGGTTCCTTTTGTCTTTAAGCCTTCCCATCTTGTCATGATTACCTTATTGTTGATTTCCCATACTGCCCCTCTCTCTTATCTATAACCACACATATCCCTTTAATTTATCTTGCATCCTAGTTTACCCCTACtcaataaatcaaaaccctTTTCggccttttcttcttttattccttGTTGACCCTCTTAGATTCAGCCTTATTACAGAATTGCCACATCTTTATATTTGAGTTATCAATTGTTTgaatgggcccataagcgatccaattccaattttgaattttggaacccggatccacaTCACTCTCATGTGAACATGAATCCATCCTATTTGTTTGTGTGAGTTATGAGTCGCTTTTTGTAACTTTTTCTGGTTTGTGGACGACCATGCATCATGTATGTGCTCTATTTTGAGTGTTGAGATTGTCTATTTAATGCATTAGGTGCTCCTTTCATTATATTTCttctatatatgtatatttatatTTGCTTAATGTGTCAAATTGGCAACCAGCACCTTTATATATATTCAGCCAATCaccttttgcatggatcctattTCATGAGTACTTCCTCTAATGTAGAGGCTATGAAGGTATACATGGATGGAGGCTATGGATTTGGATATTTGCCTCCTTACGCAAAAACATAAGATAGGGGAACCTATTTACCATaagataaggtggtggagattaGAAGGAGAGTCCTTGATTTCATGTACTGATAAAGTGGGACTTTGAGGGAGACACTAATATGATGTGGAACCAAGGTTCGAAATTTCATTTCGTTTTGATGGGTTCAGAATCATCAATTTGGCGTGGGtagcttattttaaggttaataaatatgcttagaacataaaaatgcaaaaatattagaacatgacattgttttagagttgcacatctatttttcatattttttgaaaattaaaataaataattatcgGCTGGAATTCACTCTGATGGAGTCGTAGAACAACCACTAGTgactaacatatatatagttgatatccatcaaagcaatatttatcataaaaagtaacaatttatgttaatgaaaaatgaatatttaaaccaaaaatatatatatatatatatatatatatttatgtaccaaaaaaaaaattccgactctgtgaggtcatagatcggcctctagtgtctaacatataaaaaatctagaaacaCTCAACACGCATTTAtgtattatttaaaaaaaaaatggttttggagaaagaactttacctttcctaagcttgtgtagatcttcttgtaggagagatttggaagtcaaaatgtgtgataatgtggctaattagaggccaATAGGAGGGATTTGTGTAACAATTGCAGCTTTCACCGAGATTTCACCAAAATGGTTGAGACAAGCAAGACGGAGTCGAAATGTCTCACCGAGACCAAGTATTTATATGCCTTGCTTTGTACCATTTCGGTATCTCACCGAGACGATACCGAAATCTCAACCGAGATACCAAAATTTTGACCGAGTTGGTGTACAAATAGTATTTCATAGCATGTTTcgtttcaacaaaaaaaagaggCCAAAATTACCGAAAATTCACCAAGATTCTGGCAAGATTTCGAACCATGTCTGGAACGAGATGTCGGCTTGTATTAAGAAGGTTGCTAAAGAGGTTATAGGGAAATTGAAAGGTATACGCCATGCCTTTTGGGAGACTTGTGGTGGGATGAGGAGGTCCAACCtgccattaagactaagaaagctagttttaagaCATGGCAAAGGACTAAGAAGACTATGGGCAAAGCAGGGGCGAGAAACAGGAAGATCTCTATAATaatttgaacacaaaagatGGGGAAAAAGCTATCTATAGGATAactaaaatgagaaaaagaaagattagAGATTTCGATcatgttagatgtattaaaagtgacgATGGTGGAGTACTTGTAAAGGATGAGGACATTAACAAGAGATGGACTAATGCAGTCCTTGCAAACGTGAGTTCAAGGTTACCTACACCAAGATTGATGTGTGATCACAAATGAGAAGGGAAAACACAAGACTCGTCGTTCTTCAAGACTACGTTGTAACTCTTCTAGGTTATGTGTGGAGACTCTTCCAGGTCTCCAATGAAACTCAGAATTAGCTaattcattaatcaaaatctCTACTGATTCCTTAACCAAGTTACATTTAAATCGAAACATAAAGATACTAATTCTTAAGCCCTACCCTTATAATCCTACGGCTGAGAATGAAAGATCAAAGCAATAACAACCTCATCAAAGTACCCCCAAACGAGATAAGATCCTTGACaaattatttcttaaaaaaaataataattaaaacaaGGAATGTTGACTGCCACAATCATCCCTCGTTGTCCAAGCTTGGATGATCTTGGTTGTCTTGCTTGATGGTTAAGTGATAATCCATTTTGTATTCCTACCAAATAGATAATGGATTTCCTTCCAAATAAACAATATTCTGTGGGATTAAAATCTCCAAACTGTAGTGCAAGGCTGGTtttccaaattccaaaagaGTAGCAAATCCTTGcttcaaaataggaaagaaTTAATTCTCAATGCAATCACTTGAGATCCTCAAAAATAGGAAATATTTGGAGGGGACTTATTCATGTTCTCCATTCCAGCCTTCTACCAGAGGCGTGGAGAAGGGGAAAGAGACCTTGCTGATGTGGCATGCAGCCTGGGCTGTTTGTAAGCTCGGTTCTTGATCCTAGCCGATCTCCTAAGGGCTTTTGGATGTACTCTTGGCCTCTATTGCTTCTTCATGCAGCTCCATGGTTGCATCATGGACAAAGTATTTCTTCAGGCCTACTTAATAAATTCAATTCGAGTAATAGGGTTCCAGGAGGTTGCACTACTTATCCTGAAATTCCTTATGCTTATTTACACTTTTAATTGAATTATATGTGTTTTAAAAGTACTAGATGTTGTGTGGAATAGCCTTAAGGGTAGAGCTCACCTACACCATAaactaccaacctagggtcaAAGTCCAAGTACCATTTGgggtttgattttaaaaaatctaaGGTTTTCACTGTGTTTAGACCTATATTAGGCTAGATGATAAGTTTCAGGGCTAAAAAGTCCATATGGCCACCGAAGCCCATCCCCAAGTTGTCTTGGCAAAAAATACCAGGTTTCGCAGAGGCATCATCGAGATCTCAATTTTTTGCCTGGGCAAAACCAGTGGCACAACCGAGACCTACAAACCTAGTCCACGTGTGAACTATGAAGTCATAATAATGcttaaataacaataaaataaaacaagtcAATTACTGAGGATGAACTAATCTGGTTGAAGTATTGAACCAGGATTGACCCAAGACTGACCCAATCCTAAAAGAACAGAACATAAACAAATCCAGGCCACATTAGGCCTGGTTCTTCCGAATTCCAAAGCTTGTAGGTCTTCAACTCTACATCACCAAATCCTTGATTTCGGAGATTTATGGGGAAAGTAAAGATAAGTAAAGAAGCAATGAAGCAATATAGAATACTATCAAAAAATCATTCGAGCAAATACAGCAATGTATACTATAAAAAAAACCATTCAAGCAAATACAACAGTGTTGTACAATCTTATTAATTCAATCCAGCATGGGAATGTTTAGAGGCATACTTGTGTCTTCGGTATCGTCAGTCCGGGCCTCCATTACTGGTGGTAATAAAAGATCTGCAACATATGCGCATACTTATTAAATGTCCTTCAAGAACAAATAGAAGCCAACAACAGCTAGAAgggagaaacaaaaaataaagatttggCAAGCCAATAGAAATGGGAAAAAGTCTCTAGGGGGGAGTGTGGCCCTTGCccagactcttttttttttttttggggggggggggggcaaaaaTGATCAGCCCACTccccatgaaagggaaaatgacatCTCTGTGGATGTTTCCTCGTGCGCTCTCGTTTGGCCGCACGCGCAGTAACCGCACTCCccccacaagaaacacttccccCAAATAAATAATCATAAAGATATAATGCAGCAGAATACCATCATCCGGAAGTGTGTCTCTCATCCATTCTTCATCCACAACATCTATTAGTGGGCCCAAGCTTATCTCCGCCATATTTAAGTAAATATTAAATTTTCACAGATATAactgaaaatggaaaaaataaataatttgatcatcattaaaacccaaaaagatttaaaaataataataataaatgtaaCAAAAATTTACTTTAACTTAAGGTAGTTCTTGCGGGTTCGGTAGAATTAAATCATTAGGATTATAACCATCTATTGATATACAACAATCTCCAAATATTAGAGCTTTAATAACCAATGACCCAAAACATTTTCTGGGGTCCACACGAAAAACATTCAAAATGTAATGTGCACTCAATTTTGAACCTTTCTGTACCAGTTCCTCATGTAGCTCTCATGCCTCGAGAGAGAGAAATAGCACAACCTTCTAAACCTCTTCTCCtgattattttgttatttcttatgcACTCTCCTGGTTTTGCCATGAAGTTGCACCATTGATGATGATACAAGACAATGTCTAGCTGGTAAAAATGGCACATGATTGGATAAAACATGACATTATAACCTTCTTCCAACAATCAAATCTgtgagcaagagagagagagagagagagaatctgtACGGTTAACTACTTCTTCATCAGATGATCATTCTATTCTAAATTGTATGTCAGAGAGAAGATGGTTTAGGTGTAGGGGCAAAGAGTTTAAAAGACCTATGCAAGTCctaatattttttgaaaaccaaAAGACAGTCTACCAAAGCTAGGTATGGTTGCTTTGTCACACAGGGTTGGGACAAGAAACTTTCTCTCCAAGCCCGTTCATTGCCTTTTGAAAGAAAAGTcagccaataaaaaaaattgaacttcttAGAAAACAAATAATCACATCCGCATCTCAACCATATGTGAACACaggaaaagaaactcaaagaaaagatgaaagaaGGAAGTAATAAAATAATGGGAGACTGCCACCTCGCATTCTTGTTTTCTCTTGAAACAACCAAATGCAACCAAAGTTTTAAAGGGCAAACAATTAATGATCATAAAATCTCAAAAGCacaacctctgaatcaataaTCACTGTATCAGAAACTTTTGTGAGCATTGAGATACCAAAAGAAACGGAAAATCCCATTAAATGTTCCAGGCTTTATAGAAAATGGTTTTTCGAAATACCTTGCCTAGATGAATTCCATATTTCAGTCATGTGGAAGCTTGATGCAGCCACTATAGACTGCCTATAAGATAGCTTTGCTCAAAAATATAGTTTGGGGGAATCTTTTCGATATTGACTCATCGCCTGTATGGCATCAAATTCCTTTTGGTCACACGGAAGATTCCAAACACACCTTAGGCTTACACTGAGTCCATTGACCTTTATTCTGGCTGACCAAGATCTTCACTTTGAACAACATTAACAACTTTCATGCAGGAGCATCCAATGCATATGATAaccacttttcttcttttgatggaAGCACAAACATGTTCCTCTGTTAGAAAAccaagatctgtaaccagtaacttgagagagtaagagaagagagaaagagattaagagagaagaagagaagagagagaagagagactgcAAGAGGGGAGCAGCCGAGTATGTTCTTCAGTCCCCCCCAaccatcaatatttattaacaCCCAAAGTAGTACAATCAAACTAGGAAAATAAGTCCTTGTGCCACAAGCAAGACAAAATAGGAAGTCTATCCTAATTAGTAAGTAGAGATCTATCCTaactagggaaagaaataattaaagcaaggaagtaaaactCATTCACGATAGGGCCACTCCCCATGTTGTGGTACAtatcttaacactccccctcaagctggagtatacatctatcaaaagaaaacttccagcttggaccaacaagaatagaaaattaaacataACACCGGTCTTGAGTAGTTGTTGTAGACGCTAGAGAGCACAGAGAGAACTCCAATCATCCATATCATAAAGTCAGTAACATCATAGGCGCTTCCCAAGGAAGGCAGGTAGTAGGTAGGAAGTAGCAACAACAGGTTGCAGGGGCAAGCATATATCGACATCAGGTTGTCGGGGACCAAGAGGCAACATCAGGGTGCCAaggtaagcaagtagcagcatTAAGTGCCGAGGTAAGCACGTAGCAGCATTAGGTGCCgaggtaagcaagtagcagcatcaGGTGCCGGggtaagcaagtagcagcatcaGGTGCCGGggtaagcaagtagcagcatcaggtgccgaggtaagcaagtagcagcaACAGGTGCCAaggtaagcaagtagcagcatcaAGTGCTgaggtaagcaagtagcagcatcaAGGTGCCAGGGTAAGTAAATAGCAGCATCAGGTGCCAAGGTAAGCAAGTAGTAGCATCGGGTGCGGGGGTAAACAAGTAGCAGAATAAAGCAGATAATATAAGAACTGCAATTGAGTAGATAAGAactccaatctccccctcacgtgtagcaTTACAAGTGGACATACAATGTCCAATAATTAGCATCTCAAAGGATGAGCAGCACGTATAATCCCATAATCAAGAGCAACACAAGAAAAGAATTTCCAATCTCCCCCTGATGGTTGCAAATCTGAATAGAGAACTCCAATTGTCACACATGCAAATGGCAATTTCCCAAAAACTATAAAATTCCAAATTGAGGCGATCCCGAGCCGACCACAGCAATAATTTGGTAGATATATATGTCCAATAGTAATTTTGTAATTACTCCATCAATCTCAGGTTTAAAACCCATCACTGACCACAATTACGGATCCACTTAAGTATCAAAAAACCAAATTACAAAGGAAGGATGATAAAACCGTAAATAAATTGAACTTCACATAAAAGCACAATCCAAGGCCAAAGGGTAAATTGGgaatggaaagtaaaataaGGACAAGAGGACTTAGTGGTAATGGGAGGGGTAAACCTGGAAGCTAAGAGCAAggtgtaataaagaggagaaatGAGGGGCAAAATATGGAAATAAGAAATAAGGGAGTAATGCCAACCCACGATCTCTTGTTGGGGTTGTCTTCATCCTCTAAACAGAAATCAGAATACCCAGGTGGAAGATCAACaaggctgagagagagagagagctggcTTGGCCTCGTATTGGTCTGAACTTTCAGGCGACGGTTCGCACCTTCCAGCTCTATCAAACTCTccaaaataaaacccaaaatatCAAGATTATGTTCAGATTGAGATTCTGAAATCACAAGGGGCGGTAGGCATAGTTCTAGTTATGTTGCTGGTTAAGCTCTCACAGCAGGGATGAAACTAAGGGAAAGAAACACAAGATTCAGGTCACCCTAGGGTGAGGACCCAATGCCCAAAAtatgaggaagaaagaagaagggatgaCGGAGATCGATCCACTCCCAAAAGGGCTGCAACTGCTGCCCAGAACAGAGGCTGATAGAGACAAccagaaaaaaaggagagaactcACCAAAACAACCTCAGTTGGACTCGAAAGTTCAGGAAAGGATGAGAAATCTGATTTGGGAGCAGCCATAGTACCGCAGGAACAGGGCTGCAACATTCTTAGATCCAAATTGCAGGTAAAAAATTTCCATGCacatgatagaaaaaaaaaaccagaaccTTGTGCAGAGAAGATTAATCCCAGCCGCAAGCTCAGCACAGGCAGAAATATTTAAGAAGCACATCCGTAGGCCATAGGGAGATCTATCTCAGCAGCAGTTGCAAGGGATAAATAGCAGCAAGCCTGCCTTTGTAAACACAGATACGAAGGAAAATACAAGGTCACATAGGTTTAGAAACATGTAGGGCAGCAATTAAGTGGTTGTACACCATAAACGAAGAACCCTAAAAGAGACtcaaaacagagaagaaaagaaaccatGCGAAACTTCAAGGAAACCctagttctttcttctttttggatGAACTAGGGCTTCACCGTAAACCAGTGAACCCTGAAACGACTCTCAAACCGGAAATCAGGGAGAGAATCAGTAATTACTGGCaacctggctctgataccatgttagaaaaccaagatctgtaaccagtaacttgagagagtaagagaagagagaaagagattaagagagaagaagaagagagactgCAAGAGGGCAGCAGCCGAGTATGTTCTCCAGTCCCCCCCtaccatcaatatttattaacaCCCAAAGTAGTAcaatcaaactaggaaactaaatcctTGTGCCACAAGCAAGACAAAATAGGAAGTCTATCCTAATTAGTAAGTAGAGATCTATCCTAAc
This genomic stretch from Macadamia integrifolia cultivar HAES 741 chromosome 2, SCU_Mint_v3, whole genome shotgun sequence harbors:
- the LOC122093923 gene encoding anaphase-promoting complex subunit 13, producing the protein MAEISLGPLIDVVDEEWMRDTLPDDDLLLPPVMEARTDDTEDTNQETKPIDGDSWHDLALCTH